In a single window of the Acidobacteriota bacterium genome:
- a CDS encoding DegT/DnrJ/EryC1/StrS aminotransferase family protein: MSRFIPTHRPAIGDQELAAVACVFDSRWLGAGAATAAFEDALRAQLGVPHVVAVSSGTAALHLALEALALPPGSGVLVPSLTFVASVQAIVAARLRPVFCDVVADTLQVDLEDCATRLRAAGRDGIGVRAVMPVHFGGTSCDITQLVTLATDNGLRIVEDAAHAFGSNRSGRALGTIGDAGCYSFDPIKTITCGEGGAIVTASDALAARLRPARTLGISADGWRRHTGAAAWAYTVESHGWRAHMPDINAAIGLTQLSRLPDFRARRQAIVSRYDSALARVRGLTPVTRPHPDACPFTYTVRVHDGRRDDLMAWLRARDIGTSVEYIPNHLQPAFAAFRTPLPATEQVFTDILSLPLYSDLVDEDVDLVVSAIHEFFDGDRVP, translated from the coding sequence ATGAGCCGCTTCATCCCCACCCACAGACCCGCCATCGGCGACCAGGAACTCGCGGCCGTGGCGTGCGTGTTCGACAGCCGGTGGCTCGGCGCCGGCGCCGCGACGGCGGCGTTCGAGGACGCCCTGCGCGCGCAGCTCGGCGTCCCGCACGTCGTGGCCGTGAGCAGTGGAACGGCCGCGCTGCATCTCGCGCTCGAGGCACTGGCGCTTCCTCCGGGGAGCGGAGTGCTCGTGCCCTCGCTCACCTTCGTCGCCTCCGTGCAGGCCATCGTGGCGGCGCGGCTCAGGCCGGTGTTCTGCGACGTGGTGGCCGACACATTGCAAGTCGATCTGGAGGATTGCGCCACACGCCTGCGCGCTGCCGGACGTGACGGCATCGGCGTTCGTGCCGTCATGCCCGTGCACTTCGGCGGGACGAGCTGCGACATCACGCAACTGGTCACCCTGGCCACCGACAACGGCCTGCGCATCGTGGAGGACGCCGCGCACGCCTTCGGCTCGAACCGCAGCGGCCGGGCGCTCGGAACCATCGGCGATGCCGGCTGCTACAGCTTCGATCCGATCAAGACCATCACGTGCGGAGAAGGCGGGGCCATCGTCACGGCGTCCGATGCTCTCGCGGCGCGCCTGCGACCGGCGCGCACGCTCGGGATTTCCGCCGACGGCTGGCGGCGCCACACGGGTGCGGCGGCGTGGGCGTACACCGTCGAGTCCCACGGCTGGCGGGCGCACATGCCCGACATCAACGCCGCCATCGGTCTGACGCAGTTGTCGCGCCTGCCGGACTTCCGCGCACGCCGGCAGGCCATCGTCTCCCGATACGACAGCGCGCTCGCACGAGTACGTGGACTCACGCCGGTGACACGGCCACATCCGGACGCGTGCCCTTTCACGTACACGGTGCGCGTACACGATGGGCGTCGCGACGATCTGATGGCCTGGCTGCGCGCGCGCGACATCGGGACGTCTGTGGAGTACATCCCGAATCACCTGCAGCCGGCCTTTGCGGCGTTTCGCACGCCGCTGCCCGCCACCGAACAGGTGTTCACCGACATCCTCAGCCTGCCGCTCTACAGCGACCTCGTCGACGAGGACGTCGACCTCGTCGTGAGCGCGATACACGAGTTCTTCGACGGAGACCGCGTGCCGTGA
- a CDS encoding acetyltransferase, whose translation MSTPQRLLVLGTRTFAVEVADLASDIDGIVVAGFVENMERDRVGTSLEGLPIHWIDEVAALAPTHVGVCALSTTHRRRFVDQAAALGLRFATLIHPSARVSRTAHIGEGAIVSAGAILGAHARIGRHAIVNRGALIGHHTAVGDCATLGPGANIGGCCDIGASSYVGIGAIVLDKLTVGHHSLVGAGALVTKPVANHVQVMGVPARVVREGIEGR comes from the coding sequence GTGAGTACGCCGCAACGACTGCTCGTCCTCGGCACACGCACCTTCGCCGTGGAGGTCGCCGACCTCGCATCGGACATCGACGGGATCGTCGTCGCGGGCTTTGTCGAGAACATGGAGCGCGACCGCGTCGGCACGAGCCTCGAAGGCCTCCCGATCCACTGGATCGACGAGGTTGCGGCACTGGCGCCGACGCACGTCGGTGTCTGCGCACTCAGCACGACGCACCGTCGCCGGTTCGTCGACCAGGCCGCCGCGCTCGGCCTGCGGTTTGCGACACTCATCCACCCGAGCGCGCGCGTGTCACGCACCGCGCACATCGGCGAGGGCGCGATCGTCAGTGCCGGCGCGATCCTCGGCGCGCACGCGCGAATCGGTCGTCACGCGATCGTCAACCGTGGCGCGCTCATCGGCCACCACACCGCTGTCGGCGATTGCGCAACACTTGGCCCCGGCGCCAACATCGGCGGCTGCTGCGACATCGGCGCGTCGAGTTACGTCGGCATCGGCGCCATCGTGCTGGACAAGCTGACCGTCGGGCATCACAGCCTCGTCGGCGCCGGTGCGCTCGTCACCAAGCCCGTCGCCAACCATGTGCAGGTGATGGGCGTCCCCGCGCGCGTGGTGCGCGAAGGCATCGAGGGCCGCTGA